A stretch of Lathyrus oleraceus cultivar Zhongwan6 chromosome 6, CAAS_Psat_ZW6_1.0, whole genome shotgun sequence DNA encodes these proteins:
- the LOC127094590 gene encoding uncharacterized protein LOC127094590: MPILTYAPANPALQYVHTGVPQAPNAQDGGQYPHWMHVAQTVPSGFSYPPQMLFAPNMPTHIAPETSRPASQVAPPAANPARTAYYMLLDDKMRAIEGFSDFGTNVRDLCFVSNVVLPQKLKVPDLLKYKGLSWPHSHITMYCRKMASYIDNDDLLIHCFQYSLSGASLDWYMGLERTKIWSWRDLSEAFLKQYKYNLDMAPTRLQLQNQAQRSNETFKEYAQCWREIASRVRPALSDNKLVDIFMGTLQGLYCEKMIGSSSANFADMLTIGERVENGLKSGKITDTTAPQTMNKRPYGGFAKKKEGEASVMMAGAHPQYQFPMTLMSYYLYPYVAATQYQQPPCQYQPQKGNQQSTPAQRSQNQQYNRDNKGQSRAQNNRSNFGNRPQIDKIPVPYVEQVPYLIHVGAIIPRELPAASPPFHRNHNPNTSRASHVGYIGHSTEDCWDLKKRIHELIDQEILTFSEEKPNVKTNPLPNHGGATVNVVVKEETNKSILRAEDVKTLMSVVLQRFEQFGFLSEEVEVIEPITIVYRKKKVEAPPKRIQPIHFCVPSLFPYQNTKAVPWNYETTTYLGGKEIRIPDTEIVNIAGAGDMTRSSRVFSPKYTPRVSLAPTVIPHKEKAIPTLTPQAGATVPTTPNMTTTPLPTKVIDNKAADSKVSKGKGPMVENEQVEDHKKSITFKESQEFLKLIKKSDFKIVDQLNQTPSKISILSLLLSSEVHRKALLKVLNAAHVM, translated from the exons ATGCCTATACTGACTTATGCACCCGCCAATCCTGCACTCCAGTATGTGCATACAGGGGTACCTCAGGCCCCCAATGCTCAGGATGGAGGACAATATCCTCACTGGATGCATGTTGCTCAGACAGTGCCTTCGGGTTTCTCATACCCACCTCAGATGTTGTTCGCTCCAAACATGCCTACTCATATAGCTCCCGAAACCTCTCGACCAGCCAGTCAGGTCGCTCCACCCGCTGCTAATCCGGCCAGAACTGCATATTATATGTTGTTAGACGACAAAATGAGGGCCATTGAGGGTTTCTCGGACTTTGGTACCAATGTTCGAGACCTCTGCTTCGTTTCGAACGTGGTACTCCCACAGAAATTAAAGGTTCCAGACCTCCTGAAATACAAAGGTCTTAGCTGGCCTCACAGTCACATCACCATGTACTGTAGGAAAATGGCGTCGTATATCGACAATGATGACCTGTTGATCCATTGCTTCCAGtatagtctatctggggcttccctggattggtacatgggtttggaaCGTACAAAGATTTGGTCATGGAGGGACTTATCCGAGGCCTTTCTGAAACAATATAAATACAACCTTGACATGGCTCCGACAAGGCTTCAATTACAAAATCAAGCGCAGAGATCTAATGAAaccttcaaagagtatgctcaatgTTGGCGCGAAATAGCGTCTAGAGTCCGACCAGCACTATCTGATAACAAACTAGTAGATATTTTCATGGGTACACTCCAAGGGCTGTATTGTGAGAAGATGATTGGAAGTTCGTCTGCAAACTTCGCAGACATGCTAACTATCGGTGAACGGGTAGAGAATGGGCTAAAATCCGGGAAAATCACAGATACAACCGCTCCACAGACAATGAACAAGAGGCCGTATGGGGGCTTCGCAAAAAAGAAAGAGGGGGAAGCAAGTGTTATGATGGCAGGTGCCCACCCTCAGTATCAGTTTCCGATGACCCTTATGTCGTATTATCTGTATCCTTATGTCGCTGCAACTCAGTATCAACAGCCGCCATGTCAGTATCAACCGCAGAAAGgcaatcaacaatcaacaccCGCTCAGAGGAGTCAAAACCAGCAATACAATCGTGACAACAAAGGACAAAGTCGAGCTCAGAATAATAGGAGCAATTTTGGTAATCGTCCCCAGATCGATAAGATCCCAGTACCGTATGTAGAACAGGTGCCATATTTGATCCACGTAGGGGCTATTATACCAAGAGAACTCCCAGCAGCCTCTCCTCCCTTTCATCGCAATCACAATCCTAACACCTCACGCGCTTCCCACGTAGGGTATATAGGACACTCCACCGAGGATTGTTGGGATCTCAAAAAGAGGATTCATGAATTAATTGATCAAGAGATCCTGACCTTCTCTGAAGAAAAACCCAATGTGAAGACGAATCCTTTGCCGAATCATGGTGGCGCAACAGTCAATGTTGTGGTCAAAGAGGAGACTAACAAATCCATACTAAGGGCCGAAGATGTGAAGACTCTGATGTCAGTTGTGTTACAGAGATTTGAGCAATTTGGGTTTCTATCAG AAGAGGTGGAAGTAATTGAACCAATAACAATTGTGTATAGAAAAAAGAAAGTTGAAGCTCCTCCTAAGAGGATTCAGCCAATTCATTTCTGTGTTCCCAGTCTGTTTCCGTATCAGAACACCAAGGCGGTGCCTTGGAATTATGAGACAACAACGTACTTGGGAGGGAAAGAAATCCGTATTCCTGACACTGAAATCGTCAACATCGCTGGAGCGGGAGACATGACTCGCAGTAGCCGTGTATTCTCTCCAAAATACACTCCTAGGGTGTCTCTAGCACCCACAGTTATCCCGCATAAGGAGAAGGCCATTCCTACTCTTACTCCGCAGGCAGGGGCAACTGTACCTACCACTCCGAACATGACAACTACTCCACTGCCGACGAAGGTTATTGACAATAAAGCCGCAGATTCAAAGGTGTCTAAGGGTAAAGGGCCGATGGTTGAGAATGAGCAAGTTGAAGATCACAAGAAGAGCATCACTTTTAAGGAAAGCCAAGAATTCctcaaattgatcaagaagagtgatttcaAGATTGTCGACCAGTTGAAccagactccctccaaaatatccATTTTGTCTTTGCTCTTGAGTTCTGAGGTTCATCGTAAAGCATTGCTGAAAGTTTTGAATGCCGCTCATGTGATGTAA
- the LOC127094592 gene encoding uncharacterized protein LOC127094592, with protein sequence MAAHVEDGKLMIHCFQDSLSGAPSKCYLRLDHSRIRCFQDLSDAFIKHYKYNMDMAPDRRQLQSMFQRDKESFKEYAQRWRELASQVEPHIVEKEIVELFIDILAGTSNVNSKKFSGGFPKKKEGDTNAPIYPAQYTPQSFIAVVTPAFNQQPTRAYQPTHIYRPVPIQQRAPVPLVYQQAPTTPTYQQPRAQAPRQNAQTQNRRQGDRETFNPILMSYTELYPSLLQKGLVVPRPMGPPHGRLPPWCNPNAHCPFREGAPKHDLEGCYALKHRVHELIDSKILSFRDMGPNVKDNPLPLHGNPTVDAIENSSDGVVVEKVDNVKTPLVAFHARLVEVDLINDCHDSCEECAMHPRGFQMVCDNIQDLMNKGVLQISSAARNKVVSVIEPCFNLPKTVEIPYYSKTSVPANSHPSPDVICIPTLFPFENTKDVPWKYEITVVDKIFEGI encoded by the exons ATGGCTGCTCACGTGGAAGATGGCAAGCTGATGATCCACTGTTTTCAAGATAGCTTGAGTGGGGCTCCTTCCAAATGCTATTTGAGACTGGATCATAGTAGGATCAGATGCTTCCAAGACCTATCAGATGCGTTCATCAAACACTACAAATACAATATGGACATGGCACCTGATAGAAGACAACTGCAAAGCATGTTCCAGCGTGATAAAGAATctttcaaggaatatgctcagagatggagagaattggcttCTCAAGTTGAACCACATATTGTCGAAAAAGAGATTGTTGAACTATTCATTGATATT CTGGCCGGAACTTCAAATGTTAATTCGAAGAAATTTTCTGGAGGGTTTCCCAAAAAGAAAGAAGGTGACACCAATGCG CCTATATATCCCGCTCAGTACACCCCACAGTCATTCATAGCCGTTGTGACACCCGCTTTCAATCAACAACCTACTCGGGCTTATCAACCAACTCATATTTATCGAccagttccaattcaacaacgTGCTCCTGTTCCCCTAGTTTATCAGCAAGCGCCAACAACCCCTACCTATCAACAACCGAGAGCTCAAGCTCCAAGACAAAATGCTCAGACTCAAAACAGGAGACAGGGGGATAGGGAAACTTTTAATCCAATCCTAATGTCATATACCGAGCTTTATCCCTCTTTGTTGCAAAAAGGTTTGGTAGTTCCTAGACCTATGGGACCTCCACATGGTCGTTTGCCTCCATGGTGTAACCCTAATGCACATTGTCCTTTTCGTGAGGGTGCCCCCAAGCATGACCTAGAGGGTTGCTATGCTTTGAAGCATAGGGTGCATGAGCTGATTGATAGCAAGATTCTATCTTTTAGAGATATGGGACCAAATGTGAAAGATAATCCTCTTCCACTCCATGGAAACCCTACAGTGGACGCGATTGAGAATTCCTCTGATGGTGTTGTGGTTGAGAAGGTTGATAATGTTAAAACTCCTTTGGTAGCATTCCATGCTCGATTAGTGGAAGTTGACCTGATTAATGATTGTCATGATAGTTGTGAAGAGTGTGCCATGCATCCAAGGGGGTTTCAGATGGTATGTGATAATATTCAAGACTTGATGAACAAAGGAGTGCTTCAAATCTCCAGTGCTGCAAGAAATAAAGTTGTGTCAGTAATTGAACCTTGCTTCAATTTACCCAAAACAGTTGAGATCCCTTACTATAGTAAGACAAGTGTGCCTGCGAATAGTCATCCGTCACCTGATGTGATTTGTATTCCTACGCTGTTTCCATTTGAGAACACTAAGGATGTGCCTTGGAAATATGAGATTACTGTTGTGGATAAGATCTTTGAAGGAATTTAA